In Molothrus aeneus isolate 106 chromosome 3, BPBGC_Maene_1.0, whole genome shotgun sequence, a single genomic region encodes these proteins:
- the BTBD3 gene encoding BTB/POZ domain-containing protein 3 isoform X2, whose protein sequence is MAADIFPRKKPANTNTAAVQQYHQQNLNNNNTIPAPNWQGLYPTIRERNAVMFNNDLMADVHFVVGPPGGTQRLPGHKYVLAVGSSVFHAMFYGELAEDKDEIRIPDVEPAAFLAMLKYIYCDEIDLAADTVLATLYAAKKYIVPHLARACVNFLETSLSAKNACVLLSQSCLFEEPDLTQRCWEVIDAQAELALKSEGFCDIDFQTLESILRRETLNAKEIVVFEAALNWAEVECQRQELTATIENKRKVLGKALYLIRIPTMALDDFANGAAQSGILTLNETNDIFLWYTAAKKPELQFVSKPRKGLVPQRCHRFQSCAYRSNQWRYRGRCDSIQFAVDKRVFIAGFGLYGSSCGSAEYSAKIELKRQGVILGQNLSKYFSDGSSNTFPVWFEYPVQIEPDTFYTASVILDGNELSYFGQEGMTEVQCGKVTVQFQCSSDSTNGTGVQGGQIPELIFYA, encoded by the exons atggcTGCTGATATCTTTCCCCGAAAGAAACCAGCTAATACTAATACAGCTGCTGTCCAGCAGTACCATCAGCAAAATCTCAATAACAACAACACTATTCCTGCACCTAATTGGCAAGGACTTTATCCAACCATCAGAGAGAG AAATGCAGTGATGTTCAACAATGACTTGATGGCAGATGTTCATTTTGTGGTCGGGCCACCAGGTGGGACCCAGCGGCTGCCAGGACACAAA TATGTCCTGGCTGTTGGGAGCTCTGTATTCCATGCAATGTTTTACGGAGAGCTCGCCGAGGACAAAGATGAAATCCGTATACCAGATGTTGAGcctgctgcttttcttgcaATGCTGAA GTACATCTATTGTGACGAGATTGATTTGGCAGCAGACACTGTCCTGGCCACTCTTTATGCTGCCAAGAAGTACATTGTCCCTCACCTGGCCCGTGCCTGCGTTAACTTTCTCGAGACAAGCCTGAGTGCAAAGAATGCCTGCGTGCtgctctcccagagctgcttaTTCGAGGAACCTGACCTGACCCAGCGCTGCTGGGAAGTGATTGATGCCCAAGCTGAGCTGGCTTTGAAGTCTGAGGGCTTCTGTGACATTGATTTTCAGACCCTTGAAAGCATTCTCCGAAGGGAGACTCTGAATGCCAAAGAAATCGTTGTTTTCGAGGCAGCTCTGAACTGGGCTGAGGTGGAGTGCCAGCGCCAGGAGCTGACGGCCACCATCGAGAACAAGCGCAAGGTGCTGGGCAAGGCTCTCTACCTGATCCGCATCCCCACCATGGCCCTGGACGACTTCGCCAACGGCGCCGCCCAGTCCGGGATCCTGACCCTCAACGAAACCAACGACATCTTCCTGTGGTACACGGCCGCCAAGAAGCCGGAGCTGCAGTTTGTCAGCAAGCCCCGCAAAGGCCTCGTCCCGCAGCGCTGCCACCGCTTCCAGTCCTGCGCTTACCGCAGCAACCAGTGGCGCTACCGGGGCCGCTGTGACAGCATCCAGTTTGCTGTCGACAAGAGAGTGTTCATCGCTGGCTTTGGGCTCTATGGCTCCAGCTGTGGGTCGGCAGAGTACAGCGCAAAGATTGAACTGAAGCGACAAGGAGTGATCCTGGGCCAGAACTTGAGTAAATACTTCTCGGATGGTTCTAGTAACACTTTTCCCGTGTGGTTTGAGTACCCAGTGCAGATTGAGCCTGACACCTTTTACACAGCGAGCGTGATTCTGGATGGTAATGAACTCAGCTATTTTGGACAGGAAGGAATGACAGAAGTTCAGTGTGGGAAAGTGACTGTTCAGTTTCAGTGCTCCTCGGACAGTACGAATGGCACAGGGGTACAGGGAGGACAAATTCCCGAACTCATATTTTATGCTTGA
- the BTBD3 gene encoding BTB/POZ domain-containing protein 3 isoform X1 — protein sequence MVDEKGKNMKCLTFFLMLPETVKNRSKKSSKKGNSSSSSNSKLPPVCYEIITLKTKKKKKMAADIFPRKKPANTNTAAVQQYHQQNLNNNNTIPAPNWQGLYPTIRERNAVMFNNDLMADVHFVVGPPGGTQRLPGHKYVLAVGSSVFHAMFYGELAEDKDEIRIPDVEPAAFLAMLKYIYCDEIDLAADTVLATLYAAKKYIVPHLARACVNFLETSLSAKNACVLLSQSCLFEEPDLTQRCWEVIDAQAELALKSEGFCDIDFQTLESILRRETLNAKEIVVFEAALNWAEVECQRQELTATIENKRKVLGKALYLIRIPTMALDDFANGAAQSGILTLNETNDIFLWYTAAKKPELQFVSKPRKGLVPQRCHRFQSCAYRSNQWRYRGRCDSIQFAVDKRVFIAGFGLYGSSCGSAEYSAKIELKRQGVILGQNLSKYFSDGSSNTFPVWFEYPVQIEPDTFYTASVILDGNELSYFGQEGMTEVQCGKVTVQFQCSSDSTNGTGVQGGQIPELIFYA from the exons ATGGTAGatgagaaaggaaagaacaTGAAATGTCTCACCTTCTTCTTGATGCTTCCAGAGACGGTCAAGAACAGGTCTAAGAAGAGCTCTAAGAAAGGAaatagcagcagcagtagcaacAGCAAATTGCCTCCAGTTTGCTATGAAATCATTACCTTGAAGaccaaaaagaagaagaagatggcTGCTGATATCTTTCCCCGAAAGAAACCAGCTAATACTAATACAGCTGCTGTCCAGCAGTACCATCAGCAAAATCTCAATAACAACAACACTATTCCTGCACCTAATTGGCAAGGACTTTATCCAACCATCAGAGAGAG AAATGCAGTGATGTTCAACAATGACTTGATGGCAGATGTTCATTTTGTGGTCGGGCCACCAGGTGGGACCCAGCGGCTGCCAGGACACAAA TATGTCCTGGCTGTTGGGAGCTCTGTATTCCATGCAATGTTTTACGGAGAGCTCGCCGAGGACAAAGATGAAATCCGTATACCAGATGTTGAGcctgctgcttttcttgcaATGCTGAA GTACATCTATTGTGACGAGATTGATTTGGCAGCAGACACTGTCCTGGCCACTCTTTATGCTGCCAAGAAGTACATTGTCCCTCACCTGGCCCGTGCCTGCGTTAACTTTCTCGAGACAAGCCTGAGTGCAAAGAATGCCTGCGTGCtgctctcccagagctgcttaTTCGAGGAACCTGACCTGACCCAGCGCTGCTGGGAAGTGATTGATGCCCAAGCTGAGCTGGCTTTGAAGTCTGAGGGCTTCTGTGACATTGATTTTCAGACCCTTGAAAGCATTCTCCGAAGGGAGACTCTGAATGCCAAAGAAATCGTTGTTTTCGAGGCAGCTCTGAACTGGGCTGAGGTGGAGTGCCAGCGCCAGGAGCTGACGGCCACCATCGAGAACAAGCGCAAGGTGCTGGGCAAGGCTCTCTACCTGATCCGCATCCCCACCATGGCCCTGGACGACTTCGCCAACGGCGCCGCCCAGTCCGGGATCCTGACCCTCAACGAAACCAACGACATCTTCCTGTGGTACACGGCCGCCAAGAAGCCGGAGCTGCAGTTTGTCAGCAAGCCCCGCAAAGGCCTCGTCCCGCAGCGCTGCCACCGCTTCCAGTCCTGCGCTTACCGCAGCAACCAGTGGCGCTACCGGGGCCGCTGTGACAGCATCCAGTTTGCTGTCGACAAGAGAGTGTTCATCGCTGGCTTTGGGCTCTATGGCTCCAGCTGTGGGTCGGCAGAGTACAGCGCAAAGATTGAACTGAAGCGACAAGGAGTGATCCTGGGCCAGAACTTGAGTAAATACTTCTCGGATGGTTCTAGTAACACTTTTCCCGTGTGGTTTGAGTACCCAGTGCAGATTGAGCCTGACACCTTTTACACAGCGAGCGTGATTCTGGATGGTAATGAACTCAGCTATTTTGGACAGGAAGGAATGACAGAAGTTCAGTGTGGGAAAGTGACTGTTCAGTTTCAGTGCTCCTCGGACAGTACGAATGGCACAGGGGTACAGGGAGGACAAATTCCCGAACTCATATTTTATGCTTGA